TCCGCACGGCCCCGGTCTTGAACTCCTTGAGCTCGAAGCTGCGGCTGATCGTGGCCTCGGGATAGACCCCGACGAGTTCACCGGCCCGAAGCGCATCGACCGCGACGGCATAGGCCCCCGCACCCGCGCTGCGGTCCACCGGGATGGTGCCGGTGTGCTTGATCAGATAGCGGATCGGTGGCACCTGCTCCATCTCGGCCTTGATCATGAACCGCATCCGTCGGCCGCGCGCGGTCGCGGCCAGGCCTGCGGGCAAGAAGTCGACGTAGCTGGTGTGGTTGATCGCGATCACCGCACCACCGCTGGTCGGGAGATGCTCCAGGCCGCTGAAGGTGATCTGCGTTCCGGTCACCCGGACCCCGAACCGCGCGGCGATCTCCAAACTGCGGAAAACCGGTTCCATAGACTGCTACCCCGGCGCCCCGGAGGGTTCGGCAGGTCCCGCCTGGCCGCGCTGCGCGCGCCGGGCTGCCTTCTCGGCCGCCTCCTCGGCGTCCATCAGGTTGGCCTCGGCGAGCGACGGCGCGCCGCCCCCGAGCCGGTGCGGCACCCAGAACTCGCCGGCCGGGTGCGGGCCGTAGGCGTCCTGCACCTGCTCGAGCAGGTGCTGCATGCGCGAGTGCAGCAGCGCGGTCAGTTCCGGCGCCGGCAACGTCGGGCGGATGGGCTCGCCGACGGCCACGAAGATCGGCACCTTGGGCCGGTACAGGTTCTTCGGACGCCCCTTGGTCCAGACGCGCTGGGCGCCCCACACGATGTGCGGGACGATCGGCACGTCCGCCTCGATCGCCATGCGCGCCGCACCCGACTTCAGCTCCTTGATCTCGAAGCTGCGGCTGATCGTCGCCTCCGGGTACACGCCGACGAGTTCACCGGCCTTGAGGTACTCGCAGGCCCGCTCGAACGAGGCCGCCCCGCTGTCACGGTCCACCTCGATGTGGCGCAGGCTGCGCATGATCGGGCCGGTGATCTTGTTGTCGAAGACTTCCTTCTTCGCCATGAAGCGCACCTTGCGGCCGCGCTTCTGCCGGTAGGCGGGCAGGCCGGCAAAGGTGAAGTCGAAGTAGCTGGTGTGGTTGATGGCCACCACCGCCCCGCCGGTGACGGGCAGGTTCTCCACACCGGTCACCGTGAACTTGAGCCCTTGCAGCCGCCAGGCCAGGCGGGCCAGCTGGATGACAGTCCCGTACACCGGTTCCACAGCCGCAAGCGTAATGCCCGCCCGGCACCCGGCGTAGCCGCGTTGCCCGCCCGCACTCGGCTGACCTGCCGGACTTCGGTCCACCGCACGGTTCCAGCTAGGCTGGCTGAGCACGCTTGTCTCCCCAGCGAAAGGCTGTTTGTGCAGGTCACCAGCGTCGGGCACGCCGGCTTTCTGATCGAGTCCAGGGCCGGCAGCATTCTGTGCGACCCCTGGGTCAACCCCGCCTATTTCGCCTCGTGGTTCCCGTTCCCGGACAACAGCCAACTCGACTGGGACGCCCTGGGCGACGTCGACTATCTCTACGTGTCGCACCTGCACAAGGACCACTTCGATCCCGAGCACCTGCGCCGGTACGTCAACAAGGACGCGGTGGTGCTGCTGCCGGACTACCCGGTGCCGGATCTGCGTCGCGAGCTCGAGAAGCTCGGCTTCCACAATTTCTTCGAGACCACCGACTCGGTCAAGCACACCGTCAGCGGCCCCAAGGGCGACCTCGACGTCATGATCATCGCGTTGCGCGCGCCCGCCGACGGACCGATCGGCGACTCCGGCCTGGTGGTATCGGATCGCGTCACCACCGTTTTCAATATGAACGACGCGCGGCCGGTGGATCTCGATGTGCTGCACACCGACTTCGGCCGCGTCGACGTGCACATGCTGCAGTACTCGGGCGCGATCTGGTACCCGATGGTCTACGACATGCCCGCGCGCGCCAAGGAGGCTTTCGGCATCCAGAAGCGCCAGCGCCAGATGGACCGCTGCCGCCAGTACATCGCGCAGGTCGGGGCGACCTGGGTGGTGCCGTCGGCGGGGCCGCCGTGCTTCCTGGATCCCGAATTGCGTCATCTCAACGACGACCACGGCGACCCGGCCAACATCTTTCCCGACCAGGTGGTGTTCCTGGAGCAGCTGCGCATCCACGGCCACGACGGCGGGCTGTTGATGATCCCCGGCAGCACAGCGGATTTCACGGGTTCCACGCTCAACTCGCTGACGCATCCGGTGGACGATCCCGAGTCGATGTTCACCACGGGCAAGGCCGCGTACATCGAGGACTACGCGCAGCGCATGGCGCCGGTGCTGGCCGCCGAGAAGGCCCGCTGGGCGCCGTCGGCCGGTGAGTCGCTGCTGGAGCCGCTGCGCGGCCGCTTCGAGCCGATCATGACCCAGACCGACCAGATCTGTGACGGCATCGGTTACCCGGTCGAACTGCGCCTGACCAGCCGCGACCACAACGAGACCGTGGTGCTGGACTTCCCGAAACGGGTTGTCCGCGAACCTATCCCGGACGAAAAATTCCGGTACGGCTT
This region of Mycolicibacterium goodii genomic DNA includes:
- a CDS encoding Rieske 2Fe-2S domain-containing protein; protein product: MQVTSVGHAGFLIESRAGSILCDPWVNPAYFASWFPFPDNSQLDWDALGDVDYLYVSHLHKDHFDPEHLRRYVNKDAVVLLPDYPVPDLRRELEKLGFHNFFETTDSVKHTVSGPKGDLDVMIIALRAPADGPIGDSGLVVSDRVTTVFNMNDARPVDLDVLHTDFGRVDVHMLQYSGAIWYPMVYDMPARAKEAFGIQKRQRQMDRCRQYIAQVGATWVVPSAGPPCFLDPELRHLNDDHGDPANIFPDQVVFLEQLRIHGHDGGLLMIPGSTADFTGSTLNSLTHPVDDPESMFTTGKAAYIEDYAQRMAPVLAAEKARWAPSAGESLLEPLRGRFEPIMTQTDQICDGIGYPVELRLTSRDHNETVVLDFPKRVVREPIPDEKFRYGFEIPAELVRTVLRDDEPDWVNTIFLSTRFKAWRVGGYNEYLYTFFKCLTDERIAYADGWFAEAHDDSSSITLDGWEIQRRCPHLKADLSKFGVVEGNTLTCNLHGWQWNLDNGRCLTTKGHQLRCQKL
- a CDS encoding lysophospholipid acyltransferase family protein gives rise to the protein MEPVFRSLEIAARFGVRVTGTQITFSGLEHLPTSGGAVIAINHTSYVDFLPAGLAATARGRRMRFMIKAEMEQVPPIRYLIKHTGTIPVDRSAGAGAYAVAVDALRAGELVGVYPEATISRSFELKEFKTGAVRMALEADVPLIPLIVWGAHRIWTKDHPRAIGRKKIPVHVAVGAPIAPSGTAAELGAVLRSEMSDLLEKAQRDYPAPLGAFWVPHRLGGGAPTPEEARRRDEAELAERARKHAERKAKTNR
- a CDS encoding lysophospholipid acyltransferase family protein, whose amino-acid sequence is MEPVYGTVIQLARLAWRLQGLKFTVTGVENLPVTGGAVVAINHTSYFDFTFAGLPAYRQKRGRKVRFMAKKEVFDNKITGPIMRSLRHIEVDRDSGAASFERACEYLKAGELVGVYPEATISRSFEIKELKSGAARMAIEADVPIVPHIVWGAQRVWTKGRPKNLYRPKVPIFVAVGEPIRPTLPAPELTALLHSRMQHLLEQVQDAYGPHPAGEFWVPHRLGGGAPSLAEANLMDAEEAAEKAARRAQRGQAGPAEPSGAPG